From Thermoflexus hugenholtzii JAD2, a single genomic window includes:
- the ftsY gene encoding signal recognition particle-docking protein FtsY, translated as MRSMLQALREGLARTRQAAFGRIAQLLGATEITPALWEELEAALIQADVGVRVAQELLDRLRERVRREGVTRAEDLRAMLKAELRALLKDPPPLNLGRDPLEVVLVVGVNGSGKTTTVAKLAHRFRQQGRRVLLAAADTFRAAAGEQLEIWADRAGVPCIGGQPGADPGAVLFDALQAARARGYDLVLADTAGRLHTKYNLMQELQKVRRVAAKAVPGAPHEVWLVLDATTGQNALPQAREFHQAVGVTGLILTKLDGTAKGGAVFAIARELGLPVRFVGVGEGLEDLLPFDADAFVEELFEDATGSPA; from the coding sequence ATGCGGAGCATGCTGCAAGCCCTGCGGGAAGGCCTGGCGCGAACCCGCCAGGCCGCCTTCGGACGGATCGCGCAGCTGTTGGGGGCGACCGAGATCACGCCGGCGCTCTGGGAGGAGCTGGAGGCGGCCCTCATCCAGGCCGATGTGGGCGTCCGGGTCGCTCAAGAGCTCCTGGATCGCCTGCGAGAGCGGGTCCGCCGGGAGGGGGTCACCCGGGCGGAGGACCTGCGGGCGATGTTGAAAGCGGAGCTGCGCGCCCTGCTCAAAGATCCCCCGCCGTTGAACCTGGGGCGGGATCCCCTGGAGGTGGTGCTGGTGGTCGGGGTGAATGGCTCGGGGAAGACCACCACCGTGGCGAAGCTGGCCCACCGCTTCCGGCAGCAGGGCCGACGGGTGCTGCTGGCAGCAGCAGACACCTTCCGGGCTGCGGCGGGAGAACAGCTGGAGATCTGGGCGGATCGGGCCGGCGTGCCCTGCATCGGGGGGCAGCCCGGCGCTGATCCCGGCGCGGTGCTCTTCGACGCCCTGCAGGCCGCCCGCGCCCGGGGCTACGACCTGGTCCTGGCGGACACCGCCGGCCGGCTGCACACCAAATACAACCTGATGCAGGAGCTCCAGAAGGTCCGCCGGGTCGCCGCGAAAGCGGTCCCGGGCGCACCCCACGAGGTCTGGCTGGTGCTGGATGCCACCACCGGGCAGAACGCCCTCCCGCAGGCCCGGGAGTTCCATCAAGCCGTGGGCGTCACCGGTCTGATCCTCACCAAGCTGGACGGCACGGCGAAGGGGGGCGCGGTCTTCGCCATTGCCCGAGAGCTGGGCCTGCCGGTGCGGTTTGTGGGGGTGGGAGAGGGGCTGGAGGATCTGCTGCCCTTCGATGCGGACGCCTTTGTAGAGGAGCTGTTTGAGGATGCGACGGGGTCGCCTGCCTGA
- a CDS encoding ABC transporter ATP-binding protein: MTIAQTQVQPRTTISADQDLVVVRDLKKYFPVRRGLLQRVVAWVKAVDGVSFNIRRGETLGLVGESGCGKTTVGRTILRLIEPTAGEVYFEGRNIFALTKSELKALRRDMQIIFQDPYSSLDPRMPVGASIAEGLAVHGIGTPKERMEMVIDLLRKVGLEDYHARRYPHEFSGGQRQRIVIARALALRPKFIVCDEPISALDVSIQAQIINLLKELQEEFHLTYLFIAHNLSVIEHVSDRVAVMYLGKIVELTSREELYRNPLHPYTQALLSAVPIPDPTLKRERILLKGDVPSPLNPPAGCRFHPRCPVAMAHCAREEPPLINVGTPQQEHWVACWRVM, translated from the coding sequence ATGACCATCGCGCAGACGCAAGTTCAGCCTCGCACGACAATCTCGGCGGATCAGGATCTGGTGGTGGTTCGGGATCTTAAGAAATATTTCCCGGTGCGTCGGGGATTGCTGCAACGCGTAGTGGCCTGGGTGAAAGCCGTGGATGGGGTGAGCTTCAACATCCGCCGCGGCGAAACCCTGGGGCTGGTCGGGGAATCCGGTTGCGGGAAAACCACCGTCGGACGCACGATCCTCCGTCTGATCGAGCCCACGGCCGGGGAAGTCTATTTCGAGGGAAGGAACATCTTCGCTCTCACCAAATCCGAACTGAAAGCCCTGCGACGGGACATGCAGATCATCTTCCAAGATCCTTACTCCTCCCTGGATCCCCGTATGCCGGTGGGGGCGAGCATCGCCGAGGGGCTCGCCGTCCACGGGATCGGAACACCGAAAGAGCGCATGGAGATGGTGATCGATCTCCTCCGCAAGGTGGGCCTAGAGGATTACCACGCCCGCCGCTATCCTCACGAGTTCTCAGGAGGCCAACGCCAGCGCATCGTCATCGCCCGGGCTCTGGCCCTGCGCCCCAAGTTCATCGTCTGCGATGAGCCGATCTCCGCCCTGGACGTCTCCATCCAGGCCCAGATCATTAACCTCCTGAAAGAGCTCCAGGAGGAGTTCCATCTCACCTATCTGTTCATCGCCCACAACCTGAGCGTCATTGAGCACGTCAGCGATCGCGTCGCAGTGATGTATCTGGGGAAGATCGTGGAGCTGACCTCTCGGGAGGAGCTGTATCGCAATCCGCTCCATCCTTACACGCAAGCTTTGCTCTCCGCCGTTCCTATTCCAGATCCCACCCTCAAGCGGGAGCGCATCCTGCTGAAGGGGGATGTCCCCAGCCCGCTCAACCCGCCCGCCGGATGCCGCTTCCATCCCCGTTGCCCGGTCGCGATGGCGCACTGCGCCCGGGAGGAGCCGCCCTTGATCAACGTGGGAACGCCGCAGCAGGAGCACTGGGTGGCGTGCTGGCGGGTGATGTAA
- the prfB gene encoding peptide chain release factor 2 (programmed frameshift): MSTELRERLEGLTLTLEDLLDRLDIPEKQAEIQRLEEEAARPDFWEQPAQAQEVLRRLGRLKEEVRNWLHLHQRAQEVRELLELAEGEGDEALMAELAREIEALEETVRRRQFEVWMSGPYDRHDAILAIHAGAGGTDAQDWAEMLLRMYLRWAERRGWEAELLDKVDGEEAGIKSATVLVKGPYAYGYLKAEKGVHRLVRISPFDAARRRHTSFALVEVWPDIGESPEIVIRPEDIIIETFRASTAGGQHMQKNETAVRIRHIPTGIVVSCQNERSQTQNKETALKILKARLAELEEQKRRAEIAALKGEHVSAEWGNQIRSYVLHPYQLVKDHRTDYETSQVERVLDGELDDFMEAYLRQAVAAPRS; encoded by the exons ATGTCGACGGAGCTGCGAGAGCGACTGGAAGGGTTGACGCTGACCCTGGAAGATCTTCTGGACCGTCTT GACATCCCGGAGAAGCAGGCGGAGATCCAGCGTTTGGAGGAGGAGGCCGCCCGGCCGGATTTTTGGGAACAGCCGGCCCAGGCGCAGGAGGTGCTGAGGCGATTAGGCCGCCTGAAGGAGGAGGTCCGCAACTGGCTCCATCTACACCAACGGGCTCAGGAGGTCCGGGAGCTGCTGGAGCTGGCGGAGGGCGAGGGCGATGAGGCGCTGATGGCTGAGCTGGCCCGCGAGATCGAAGCCCTGGAGGAGACGGTGCGCCGCCGCCAGTTCGAGGTCTGGATGTCCGGCCCCTACGACCGCCACGATGCCATCCTGGCCATCCACGCGGGGGCTGGCGGCACCGACGCCCAGGACTGGGCGGAGATGCTGTTGCGCATGTATCTGCGTTGGGCGGAGCGCCGGGGCTGGGAGGCCGAGTTACTGGACAAGGTGGACGGCGAGGAGGCGGGGATCAAGAGCGCCACGGTGCTGGTGAAAGGCCCCTACGCCTACGGCTACCTGAAGGCGGAGAAAGGGGTGCACCGCCTGGTGCGCATCTCCCCCTTCGACGCCGCCCGCCGCCGCCACACGTCCTTCGCCCTGGTCGAGGTCTGGCCGGACATCGGGGAGAGCCCGGAGATCGTCATCCGGCCGGAGGACATCATCATCGAGACCTTCCGGGCCTCCACGGCGGGCGGCCAGCATATGCAGAAGAACGAGACGGCCGTCCGCATCCGGCACATCCCGACGGGGATCGTGGTCTCCTGCCAGAACGAGCGCAGCCAGACCCAGAACAAAGAGACCGCCCTCAAGATCCTGAAGGCCCGGCTGGCGGAGCTGGAGGAGCAGAAGCGCCGGGCGGAGATCGCCGCCCTCAAGGGCGAACACGTCAGCGCCGAGTGGGGCAACCAGATCCGCTCCTACGTGTTGCATCCCTATCAGTTGGTCAAGGACCATCGCACCGACTACGAGACCAGCCAGGTGGAGCGGGTCCTGGACGGGGAGCTGGACGATTTCATGGAGGCCTATCTGCGCCAAGCTGTCGCGGCTCCCCGCTCGTGA
- the hepT gene encoding type VII toxin-antitoxin system HepT family RNase toxin — MRRGRLPEIEIPAPSRDAMIRAVDIPEVIGAYWVGSWAAGRADALSDVDIALWVDPDVPPARFPELLDHLQARLEEALPGHEIDLILLNRLPPARRFALLKERELLFCRDPGRCADWEARAMRAYLDEGPFRELLNRTSLKRWKGESPVIDRDLLIDRMARLEEFLALLEPLAALDRSGFCGDPYRYGSAERFLQLAIEAALDIGHHIVAYMGLGRPQSDAEVFRVLGQAGFLPEALAEAMAQMARWRNRLVHLYWDIDHAQVRALLLPAIRDLKAFMQAIARFIEGKSAP; from the coding sequence ATGCGACGGGGTCGCCTGCCTGAAATCGAGATCCCGGCACCCTCCCGGGATGCCATGATCCGGGCGGTGGACATCCCGGAGGTGATCGGGGCTTATTGGGTTGGCTCCTGGGCCGCCGGCCGGGCGGATGCCCTGAGCGACGTGGACATCGCCCTCTGGGTGGATCCGGATGTGCCCCCCGCGCGGTTCCCGGAGCTCCTGGATCATCTCCAGGCCCGGTTGGAGGAGGCCCTTCCGGGCCATGAGATCGACCTGATCTTGCTGAACAGGCTGCCGCCGGCCCGCCGGTTCGCCCTTCTAAAGGAGCGGGAGCTCCTGTTCTGCCGGGACCCCGGCCGCTGCGCGGATTGGGAAGCCCGGGCGATGCGAGCCTATCTGGACGAGGGCCCCTTTCGGGAGCTCCTGAACCGGACCTCCCTGAAGCGCTGGAAGGGGGAAAGCCCGGTGATCGATCGAGATTTGTTGATAGATCGCATGGCTCGGCTGGAAGAGTTCCTCGCGCTGCTGGAGCCGCTGGCCGCCTTGGATCGCTCGGGCTTCTGCGGGGATCCGTATCGCTACGGCAGCGCGGAGCGCTTTCTCCAGTTGGCCATCGAAGCGGCGCTGGACATCGGGCATCACATTGTCGCCTACATGGGATTGGGGCGCCCTCAGAGCGATGCGGAGGTCTTTCGGGTCCTGGGGCAGGCGGGTTTCCTGCCGGAGGCGCTGGCGGAAGCCATGGCGCAGATGGCCCGGTGGCGGAACCGGCTGGTCCACCTGTATTGGGACATCGATCACGCCCAGGTTCGCGCGCTGCTTCTCCCGGCGATCCGGGACCTGAAGGCCTTCATGCAGGCCATCGCGCGCTTCATCGAGGGGAAATCCGCCCCCTAA
- a CDS encoding LysM peptidoglycan-binding domain-containing protein, translating to MIWNLVAACGVGILALWGIERIWPLPPLPTPLPTATPIPTATPRPPLMYTVQPGDTLIGIAARYGVSLESLLRANGLSPEAVIYPGQVLRIPGELPAAPPPIPSPTPLPSPASAADGIRLRVLEIRGVGDVEQETLVLANEGATLSLAGWRLRDTDGNLFVFPALTLWTGSRVAVHTRAGENTATDLYWGRDGAVWQPSERGVLEDPEGTVVLEFRVP from the coding sequence ATGATCTGGAACCTCGTAGCAGCCTGCGGGGTGGGGATCCTGGCCCTGTGGGGGATCGAGCGGATCTGGCCGCTGCCGCCCCTGCCCACCCCTCTCCCCACGGCCACCCCGATCCCCACCGCGACGCCCCGCCCCCCGCTGATGTATACCGTCCAGCCTGGGGATACCCTGATCGGGATCGCGGCGCGCTATGGGGTGTCCCTGGAGAGCCTGTTGCGGGCCAACGGCCTGAGCCCGGAGGCGGTCATCTATCCGGGGCAGGTGCTGCGGATCCCGGGGGAGCTCCCGGCGGCGCCGCCCCCCATCCCTTCTCCGACTCCGCTGCCATCCCCAGCGTCGGCCGCTGATGGGATCCGCCTGCGGGTTCTGGAGATCCGCGGGGTCGGGGATGTGGAGCAGGAGACCCTCGTGCTGGCGAACGAGGGAGCGACCCTCAGCCTGGCTGGCTGGCGGCTGCGGGATACGGATGGGAACCTCTTCGTCTTCCCGGCCCTCACCCTATGGACCGGCAGCCGGGTGGCGGTGCACACCCGCGCCGGGGAGAACACGGCCACGGATCTTTACTGGGGACGCGACGGGGCGGTGTGGCAACCCAGCGAACGAGGCGTTCTGGAGGACCCGGAGGGGACCGTGGTGCTGGAGTTCCGGGTCCCATAA